A region from the Fusarium musae strain F31 chromosome 1, whole genome shotgun sequence genome encodes:
- a CDS encoding hypothetical protein (EggNog:ENOG41) translates to MTNTVVVIGAGVIGLTSALLLAKEGNKVTVVGKHMPGDYDAEYASPWAGANVIPLSPKDASRWERRTWIALKKLVEETPEAGIHFQTTHVLRRNKDTESAKSGFSAHFYAENPWFKEIFNDFRNNHPSEVATGYDSGFQYQGVCINTAIYLPWLLGQCLKYGVVVKRAILTHINEAKFLSHTGEKANIIVNATGLGSLKLGGVQDTTVAPARGQIVLVRNETPKNLPLFMCSSALDESGEEIYAMQRAAGGGTVIGGTYQIGNWDTQPDPNTANRIMQRIVDLCPDIAGGKGITGLSVIRHGVGLRPYRKGGLRLEEERLDDETWVIHNYGHSGWGYMGSYGCAEGVVELVEKVTDKTRAKL, encoded by the exons ATGACAAATACCGTTGTCGTTATCGG TGCTGGTGTAATTGGCCTCACTTCAGCGTTGTTGCTGGCCAAAGAGGGTAACAAAGTCACTGTCGTTGGAAAACATATGCCCGGTGACTATGACGCCGAGTATGCCTCGCCATGGGCTGGAGCCAATGTCATCCC CTTATCGCCTAAAGACGCAAGTCGCTGGGAGCGACGAACGTGGATCGCTCTGAAGAAACTTGTCGAGGAGACCCCTGAAGCGGGCATTCATTTCCAGA CAACACATGTCCTCCGTCGGAACAAAGACACAGAGTCCGCCAAATCAGGCTTCTCAGCCCATTTCTACGCCGAAAACCCATGGTTCAAAGAAATATTCAACGACTTCCGAAACAACCACCCATCCGAAGTAGCGACAGGCTACGACTCTGGTTTCCAATACCAAGGAGTCTGCATCAACACAGCCATCTATCTCCCCTGGCTTCTCGGCCAATGCCTCAAATACGGCGTCGTCGTAAAGCGCGCTATCCTAACTCACATCAACGAGGCCAAGTTTCTCAGCCACACGGGTGAAAAGGCTAATATCATCGTCAACGCCACTGGTCTTGGATCTCTTAAGCTCGGAGGCGTGCAAGATACAACCGTCGCACCAGCACGAGGTCAAATCGTCCTCGTTCGCAACGAAACACCTAAAAATCTACCGCTCTTCATGTGTTCTAGCGCCCTTGACGAAAGCGGTGAGGAGATCTACGCTATGCAACGAGCAGCTGGTGGCGGTACGGTAATTGGTGGGACGTATCAGATTGGGAATTGGGATACACAGCCTGATCCGAATACTGCGAATAGGATCATGCAGAGGATTGTAGACCTTTGCCCGGACATTGCTGGTGGAAAGGGGATTACGGGGCTGAGTGTTATCCGGCATGGTGTTGGGCTTAGACCTTATAGAAAGGGGGGTTTgaggctggaggaggagaggttgGACGATGAGACGTGGGTTATTCATAATTATGGGCATTCGGGATGGGGCTATATGGGGTCTTATGGGTGTGCTGAGGGggtggttgagcttgtggaGAAGGTCACCGATAAGACTCGGGCGAAGCTGTGA